The Lolium perenne isolate Kyuss_39 chromosome 6, Kyuss_2.0, whole genome shotgun sequence genome segment AAGCCACTTTTTGTGGATGCCCGCTCCTTTTGACTGCGCGGTGTGTACGTGATTTGGCATGTACCCATGGGTGGGGCCGTCAACTGCGAAAAGCACCTTCCCCTTCCAGGCTCTTTGAGGGCGCTGTCGGCCATGTCCTCTTGACCAGTCAACAGGTCATTCAAACTGGTACGCTCCACCGTCTTGTCGTGACTCTCCTGCGCCGGCGTGACGTGTCCCGCCGGCCGCTCCTCCATCGCCGGAATCCTCCAATCCAGGGACGCCGTCGCCACTTCCTTGTAGGAGCGACGCCCCGCTCCACTACCAGTGCCAGCATACTCACCGCCGTGCTCACCTCGACAGTCAGGAACACCCCTTTGCCAGTGAAGTCTGCGGCGCAACCTTCCGCCGTTGCCAAGCCTCTCTTGTGGCAGCGAACCGTCTTGGCCTCCGCCAGATGGATTCACCGCCGTCGTAGAGGACCGCGGATCCCAGTCCTCCTTGACACTGTCCACGTGGATTAGCACACGGTAGCGCAGGGTGGCCACCTCCTCCCTTAGGCATAGCTCCAGCGCCGACGAGCTCTCGTCGACCTCCTCTGGCTCCGGCACCACGAGCGTGCGCACCGACGGGATCACCTCCAAGTTGTCCACCCAAGCGGATAGCCGAAATAGAGACAGATCAGCACGCGACCTTGTTGTCGGCGATAGCTCCTCCACAGTGCACGACGTACCCAGCAGCTCCTCCGCTGTCTCACGCTCCCAGGCATGCGGCGGCACACCTTCCATGACGATCTGGACCCTTCTTCTCTGGCAAACCTTGGTAGCCTGTGCAAGCCGATTCCATGGCCTGACGATCTGCGAGAATCCTTCATGCTCTAACGGCGACCTTGCCAGAACACGCCCGCGCAGCTCCGCCGAAGCCAGCACAATGATGAAATCCTCCGGGTGGAAAGGGTGTACCGAACAGCTCTCCGCCGTAATCCCCAGCCTCGCCTCCAGCGCCTCACCGACTTGCGCACACGTCACCGCCGGTCGGTCTCCACCGACACAGGCAGTCACCGCATGCCGCAACCGGCGCTCCAGGTCGTTCATGTTCCTTGAGCGGCGAAGCACACACAAGGGCGGCACCGGGGACTCCTCCACCGGGCCGTCCAGTATGGCAAGCCGCCGCCTTTGAGCCCTAGGCTCCTCCGGGCTATCCGGCCGGAGAAGGTTCGGCCAGATCGGCCCCATGCCTGGagggggaggtggtggtggtggcggaacCTGCGCGCCAGGTTGAGAAGGGCGAGGGCGAGCCCCCGTCTGGCGCCGCGGGTGGCGTGGATCCTGGATCCCGCGCGGAGCCTGCCTCGCAAAGCTTGCCAGCGCCGCCCGCCGGAGCTCATCCTCAGAGGGAGGGCTCCGCGGGCGCTTGCAGTCCTGCGCCTCATGACCGTCGAGGCCGCAGCGGAAGCATAGCGGCTCGTTGGAGCACTCCTTCTTGTGATGCCCCGGGCGGAAGCATCGGAAACAGAGGCCGTCCATCTCCGGCGCCACCTTGCGGTTCTTGGAAGGcccctcggcggcggcggcggcgttgcgCTCCACCCGCCCGCGCTAGCGGGTTTTCCTCGAGGGCTTCGGCCGCTCCCACTGCGGCTCCGGCCGCGGCGCCTCCACCAGCGCGCCACCCCTAGCCGCCGCAGACTCCACTCCTGGACTCCCAGCCtctgaggaagaagaggaaagccCCATGCCTGAGATCTCCAGCCGCTCGCCACTCCGACGCTGGCCGGAGGCCTGAGACTCAGGGTTGGTTGAGATGCGTCTCCAGATGGAAACCGGCTCCTTGCCGCGAGGACCGCCCGCTGCTGGGGACGACGGCCCTGCCATGGTTGCTGAACGAGAGCGGAGAGGGGAGGGGGAAGACCGGTGCCCGGGCCCGGGCGGGGCCGACGACGGGAGCACCTACCTACCTGGGCGGCGACGGGAGCACCTCTATATCAAATGTATCGTGTGCGACTCAGGTTATCATTCGTTGGTTGGTTGGGAGGGGGGCACGTGCCCCCCTCTCCTTATGAGTTTGTCTTAGCAGAGGAGTACAACTCAAATGAGCCGAGGAGTACACACACTATATAATTACACGGATGCAATGCAATGAGAAGGTTATAATAGACGCCACCAAGATCTTTGTCTTTCTTGATTTGTACAAACGTTTCTACTGTAACCAAATTGCGGGGAGTCCGATGGCACCTATGGCTCGAACAAGCTGATTGCCAAAGCGAAGTTTTTCTACACCTAAAACATTACATTCGAGGTATGAAAATTTTCTTCTGTTTTCTTCTTGGGTGTCCATTTACGACTTTTACCTGAAAATTAGCCCGACCACCCTTAACACCATGAATTTTATTAGTGCACATTCATATTCTCTGTGTAATTATACCCAAGACTACTAAGGGCGTACCCAGGTAAAATTTGTCTGGGTCGAATTCTTCTCCTCCCGTGGTCTCTCCTCTCAGCCGCCGCCTTAAtcctagccgcctccagttcatcctcctccatagattggttccccctcctccggtcggcttcgccggcgtcgggaggagtggggaacccgatctatgcgtggagtttcgaataaaagtattgttttcattagattatgttaggattttggtagccgccttcttgttggtttcccctcaatggagatggcatcgtctgcaataagtgatcttcggcctttcgttcggcgacgagatcttcttcccggcgtcaatggtggtgttgaacaatcacaattttctaggtatggatcttcggatcttgcttcgccagatctattttggatcttttgtcgttgttgccgcgaggaggattatcctcgcagtttttgtcccggctgctacgtcctcgacaatggtgattcgtactctcggctctccatcgacgatgacAAAGCTAGTTGGTTATTATTCCTtgacatactggtgttggtactcttgccgatgttgtatgactgctttaatggttgcgtgcgtgcatgcagccttggcattgcggctcaaaaaattatgggagaactttcgccggtatctacaggtctatggttcgttatctatctttggctgccttcagaagagTACACGTTCtggaagaaaaaagaaattgaagacctcgaagatttgttactatcttttagactttattttataatcgttggagtcagttcatgtatctctaccatatactatttgttgctatgaatatatgtggtattgattgtcaaaaaaaaaagggCGTACCCAGGTACAAGCAACCTGGGTCACAGGACTCCGGTACAAATCAACTTTTCCTTGGTATTTATTTTCATGCAAAAAAAACTGTAGGAAGAAAATTAAAACGGGGTACTGTTGTTGGGCCGGCCGATCATCACGTCCATGCGGATGTCGTTTCGATACGGGAAGCAAAACAAGGTCAAATAGGATCTGCCTACCCAGAGCTACACCCTCAACTAGCCAGCCCAATGGCCTAACTAACATTTGATGGCCTGTTTAAAGCTACCCTTATATTGTCTAGAAAGAAAAACTCACAGTGTCATTCTTCAAACATGGCTGTAGCCGAAGCTCCACATCGACCATACCAAGTTTATTTATGGCATGGAAGCCACGCAACGCACACCGAAAACTAACCAGTGCAAAGGAAAAACGATCGTACCTTGCACTCTGCCTCTGCCCAGTCTTCTGTCATCCTGTCGACGCGGTCACTTTCATGACGATGAACAGCGTTCACGACGTTGCTAGTTATAATCTGTTAATCTAATCAAACGGACTTTCTCTAGAAATCCAACTCAAAAGCAATGCAACGCTGCAGTTCGGCAATTGAGCATTGTTCCAAGCTAGGAGTCTGAACTGGTTCCACTCGGCGACTTGCAGCTTCGATCGATCATTTGTACAGTTTTCTGTAGCCTTTGCTCAGAGGTCTTCTTCTTGCGGTGAAGGTTGGACTGCGCGCATGCATGGCACGAGTGCCGGTCGCCGTGCTCTTCCTCATCACCGGCGTCATGCTCATGCTTGTGCTGCACATCCTCGTGATCGCCTGGGCGATCAGGCGGGGCCACGCGCTGCGGCGCAGCACGTCGTCGTCACAGGACGAGGAGGAGCACGCGGAAGCAGCGGGTCTGACGGCCGATGAGCTCGGCGAGCTGCCATGCCAGGATTTCAAGGCCGCCGCGGCAGCGACGCCCGGCCGCGAGTGCGCGGTCTGCCTGGAGGCGTTCCTGGCTGGCGACCGGTGCCGCGTGCTGCCGGGATGTGGGCACGCGTTCCACGCGCCGTGCGTGGATTCGTGGCTTCGCAAGAGCCGCCAGTGCCCGGTCTGCCGCGCCGAGGTGGCTGGCTGCGGGAAGCCGGCCGGCGCGGTGGTTGATGAACCCGCCAGCTCGGAGAGCGTTGCTGAAATACTGGGAGGAGCAGATCGCTAGTGAATTGCTCGACTTGCTTCATGTACATACAAACATACAGGTTGCTTCTTATATGGAACTAATTCATATATTCATTGAATTGGTGCTTCTGAGTTCTGATTGATATTTTGTTGATGTATACACTAGTCTATATGGGTTGATAAATAAATGCTTTCATTTTACGAAGATACTGGTGTAAATATTCGTACATATCCAAATGGTTGTTGTAACCATTTTTGTACTGTTCGCCATCATCTATAGTAGGCAATACATGTTCATGGCATGCCACACAAGGATGGGTTGTCAACCAAGTTTTATATAGCCAGCTATAGCCAGCTATAGCCCGGCTATAACCCCACTATAGCTTTTTGGGAGCCCTCCGGTTAAAGATATGATATTTATAGCCCTATTTAGTGTTGTgaaatgtatatgtggattgcttagccctttccatcagttcggacttttggttcaagtggctagtgcatgaagcttaacatggtatcagagccccaggtcttgagttcaaatcctggcttcacatggttttcgcaattaagcctaaaaattattgttgcccccctctttagccaccgctgatgccttgtttcggtgtgctcttcttctttcacgtgttgactttctcttctcccgtcacacgcgagtgagggtgttgtgaaatgtatatgtggattgcctagtcttttccatcagttcggacttttggttcaagtggctagtgcatgaagcttaacatttaGCTCCTACTTAGCCTCTAATTTAGCCGCTAAAATATCTCTTGCCCAAAATTTTCTTCTCTTCTACTTTTAGTTCATGGTTTTTGAACTCCAATTCAATCTAATTAAATAAAATTTCTGAGTTGAATAGCCGAATATTTTTGTTGTATAAGTCATATCTGGAATCATGTTTGAGTCATAGTTTCTCTTTTttatcttgttcttgttcttggcttTCTTTTTTTCtgttgggtttcatatctagcctacTCTAATTTGCTTGAAAAAAAGACTTTGATGTTATTGTTGTAATTGAAAAAGAAGGGTAAATGAATTAGCCAGCAATAACCCGGCTATACCTATTTTTAGCTTTTAAAACATCGTTGCTAAATAAAATAGCCCGTTATTTTAAAGTATGGTTGTCGATTAATATCATAATCCTCTTTTCTTAGCCAAGCTTCCAAGGTATATTTCATAGTAGTATCAGAGCAAGTCTACGATCTGTTTCAACCATGACCATTACCAGTAGACCGCCAAACTTCTGTCAACGCCACCTCTTATTTCCGAGTCAACCTTGGTCACGTCAATGATGTCCATCCCTTCAGGCATTACTAGTCTCACATAATTTGTTAGTGGCAAACTAACCAGGAATAGCATATCACGGCCTAGTGTACAATCTTTATTAACTCGTTTTATTAAATTTTGATCAGTACTATCTATTTATATACTATAAAGACAAGATAAGGGAGGTCTAAAAGAGACACACTGCATTAATTCACATAAGCTATTACATCATCGAAACCCACCACACAAACCCTAACTGGCAAAATCGATCTATAAACACCAATGGCGGATAGAGGCGTCAGGCCTCCCCTTCGGGTTGCTCTGTTGATTGTAGTACTAGGAATACCAGAAGAGATTAAAGGTCGGGTTAAAATTACGTAagatacacacacacacatgaAGAGGTATGACCGAGATGTTGATATACACGGCAGTAGAAAGTTGAATTGAAACCACGTACAACTTGGAGTCTAGGACATGTCTAACTATACTTGGAGTTTAAATCCGATCAGTCGACCTAAAAGTAGGAGCTACGTTCATCAATTTATTTTTGTG includes the following:
- the LOC127309351 gene encoding RING-H2 finger protein ATL80-like, with translation MARVPVAVLFLITGVMLMLVLHILVIAWAIRRGHALRRSTSSSQDEEEHAEAAGLTADELGELPCQDFKAAAAATPGRECAVCLEAFLAGDRCRVLPGCGHAFHAPCVDSWLRKSRQCPVCRAEVAGCGKPAGAVVDEPASSESVAEILGGADR